DNA from Macrobrachium rosenbergii isolate ZJJX-2024 chromosome 13, ASM4041242v1, whole genome shotgun sequence:
AATTTTGATTTATCTCATCAACTTTAATTATTTAGTCACCTTCCATGAGCTATAGTTAGGATTTACTTTTGCCCTGGTGTCTGTGCCTCTGAGCTTTCCCAAGTGGTTTTCAAGGTTATCACCATACAAAATATGGAGCCCTATGTCAGTAACAATTTTGATTTCCATGACATAGTTATGCATTCATTTAAAGCTTATGTGTATAGACTTTCCTTTTTCCCGATAGGGTTAGCAAATTGTCAGGTTGTTACCAAGAGGTTAATTCAATTCCCCAATTTTTTGAAGGTCAACATTATTTGGGTTATTACCAAGAGGTTACTTAAATAATTCCAGTTTTCCAACTTCAGTAAAGAATAATGTTGAGTAAAATATTGCTCTCAAATGCCGCCTCGTCATGTAAGCAAGCAAAAAAGGGCAATCATGTTTTTCCTAAGCCTAAGATTTGGCTTTTAAATCACTGAAATATTCAAAGACTGTGTATCGAATAAATTTAAGGACTAATTTTGTCAGTTGTCTGCACCTTTAACAGTAGTTGCTGCTGTAGTTCCTAGCCAGCTAGGCTATTTAGATTCATCCTTATTTTGAGAGAGGCAACTCCCCGCTTGGGGGGAAATGCCGTCAATGCATCGCAcgaggtgtactgtaggcattactaaaggttctttgcagcgtcccttcggcccctagctgcaactcctttcattccttttactgtacctccattcatatctctcTTCCAACTCGCTATCTACCCCTCGCTgcataaatatttcatagtgcaactgcgaggttttcctcctgttacacctttcaaaccttttactgtcaatttccgtttcagcgctgaatgacctcgtaggtcccagcgcttggcctttggcctaaattctatattaaattaaattccgtagcaacaacacaggcaacaTTCCAAACAATTAAGATCAATGTAGTAACCTTAATGATAGGAATGATTTgctgattgaattgaattgaatatagaatttaggccgaatgccaagcactaggactaatgaggacattcagcgctgaaacggaaattgacagtaaaaggtttgaaaggtgtaacaggaggaaacccacGCGATTATGATTTGCCTATTGTCTACTGAATTTTACAATGTCCAGCCTTTTTGTCTTGAGACAGCTGTTTTTGATAACTTTATCCGCTCACCAAAGGCTAATAGCCCCTTCTTGACAACTTTGACTAAGGGAAATGATAGGCCGTGTAGACAAGATGAAATTTAGTTTTTCCTGCTCATAATATAAAACTAATGcacaaatttaaattttacaataaattttcataGAGGGCagctaaaaacaatattaaaaaatctgaaaacctcAGTTGAGGCAAAGCTACCGTTCCCTGTTGGATATTGAGAAATTTCTATAGTCACTGGACCCAGTTATTTAAAAACACAGTAATGCTACAGCAcatgaaaaagataattttataattaatacaGTTGACAGGTAGTATGTTTGCTAAAATAGACCTTGATATCGTAATAGTTATCTTTAGCTAAAGTTTAATTTGGTTTTaaataagtattaaaaatataaaaatcttgtattttaactagCATTTTATAATAGTCCATTACACATCCATGCAGTTCACAGTATCACACCACCATTTTCAGCGGCTTATGACAGTTTGCATAAATAtttaagctgtttttttttttttaacaaaaaatgctATTTATTTACACGCAGTTTTAAATTTGAGGTAGAACAGAGGTCTTCATTTGTAGCCTCTTCAAAATCATTTAGAGGTTGTCTGTTGAGTTGATTTCCTCATCTACCTTTCACTGCAGATTGACTTTGTGCACCATCTCAGTTACCATTCTGTCATTAGAACCTGACCCAGCTTTATCAGTCCCAGAACTCCTCGTCAATGTCACCCATCTCCAAATAGGACTCTGTCACCGACAGGGGCGACGGACATAGAACCCACGTTGCACGATCTCCAGACCTATACTTCTGACACATGCCTTCCTCACCACCATTCGCCAGGACGTGAGACACTGGCAGCATGTCCATCCTCGTGAAAACCTTCTTGAAGAAACCCTCATCAAACTTGAAGAAGACCTCCACCTCGTGTTCAACTGGATGGCGCTCACGGGAACAAAAAGCTCTGATGAACCGCGGGAACTTGTGGGAGATGCTGCCTTCCGCCATGTCCTTCACCACGAACCAAGGCCCACCGGGGTTGTAGAGCTCGAAGCCCGCCCATATGCCGGGGATATCTTGGTCTGTTTTCTTAACCATGACGAGACGACTGACGCACCTTGTTGGCGACTGGAAAACTTCCGCCAGGTACATTCTGAACCGACCTGTTAACAGGTAGTAGACTACAAGTCTGTGCAGAGTTATGTCCAGACTTGCGCACCCATATTTACTGTGGCCGTGGGGTGGGCGCGTCCGAAACCAGGCGCCGTTCATCCCTCTCAGACTGGTGCTGTCCATCTCTGCCTCTATGGGTTTCGGAAGCAGACTTTTGGCCTTCCTCATTTCACGGTACTCGTCGATGTGAACGATATGCGAAATGAAGTAGTTCTCCTCATAATCGTCTTGTGTGAAATCTATGCTGTAAGCATTCTGAGGGACCCACATACAAGacttttcttcttggttttgtaGGATTAGGTTATCGAGCCGAACGTCATACGACTCGTGCGCCTGGAAAAGTAGTGGAACATATTACATTCAAATTAAGACTTGAAATGAGCCTTCATGATTGTAAACTGaacaaaatttgttgaaaatatgTTAAGGAACTTATAGAGAATCAACAAATAAGGAGGTTCCCACATCTGACCTGTGCACGCGTTAAAAAAATTGCGAGTCCAAGGTAACATTGATATTTCCGAGACACACATGAGTATGTTACCAAAACCAGTAAGGCAGCACCCTGGATATTAAAAACTTGGCACATTGTGATAATGACCTTACATAAAATTTGAAAgctaaaaatttcatgaaaaaaatattccaaattaatgagaaaattactTGAATTTACTCTCTCCTAGGTCAAGTGATTGCCGTGTCATAAATGGATTAGCCATTCTTTAAAGGCTTAGTGTTAATATCAaatcagaattttaatttttttaagtaaacttAGAATGTTTTGAACCACACCTTGTACTCGACCACATCTGGAATTACGCTTATTTGTGGAACCAAACTCTGGAAATGTTCTCTTCCTTGTCCCTGCAAGATAAGTTGAACAAATTCAACATTAAGTTGGTTTTCTCGTATGAAAAGGTAAAATTTCAAGAGACCCTAtcagagaaaatttaaatttagttcattatgaaaagaaaatcatttcagGAGGCCCTCTTTCCAATATAAACTTCAAAAACAGTTCTAAAACTACGGATAATTGGAGCATTCACGAGACTCGGtcagaaaaattgtaaatttcgtccataataaaaaaaatttcaggagaTCCTCTTTGAAATTAAACCGCGCTgtcataaaactgtaaataaaagtattcagAATAGCTATTCTGTACATAAATAGTGCTAATTAAGATGATTCGCAAGAAACTACTGCAAGCTTGAAGGTGCTTGGCATTTCTGGTGACCAGAACATAACACAAAACGTTTCAATACATAATTGCAAAAGCACAGTTCCTTACGTGAAAGTTATTCAGTAGTATCTGTAATATgtcctcctttccttctcctccagTGCTGTCCTGTAAATTAGTGAGCACAAAAATAGAAGCCTTCTATGTTAATTTACGcccaaaaatatggaaaaagtcCAAACTGGTCTCAGAATGGTCCAAGCATGTTAGTGCAAGGAGCACATTTTGATGAATGCTCTGAGAGAGAACAAGATCAACTATTATCAGTActtaaagttaaaagaaacttttttactAAATTACATTTCAACTTCTTAATTAAGAACAGATTCCAAGAGCTTGCTGTAACGGGAACACAGGCAACAGCATTAGGTTAAAAACTTTTTAGGCCCTGGTTAGGGGACTTCACTACAACTCCCCAACTGGGACAAATTTACCAAGCCAGCTTGAGGGTAAATTTTCCTGCATATTTGATATCAGTTTTTAATATTCAGTCTTTTAAAGCACTACTTTCTAATCCATTACTGGACTGTGCTTATATCCAGGAGAGGTTGGTTCTGTCATTTTGATGATGTTACTAGCATTCCCTCCAAAGATGCATGACCctaagggcctctgtgaaattccaccacaaGTCTTAGCTGCTCTTGATCTTACACAGAGCTCAGATGATCTCTAGCCTCCCTTTTTGTAATCCTCATCCAAGTTGGTCTGAGTCTTCTCAGTTCTGCTGCCtgcaggagcccagctgacactatcgcACACTTCTTTCCCATGGGTTGTAGATTTTACCTTCAAATCCAGTTTCAATCTATTTGATTTGCAGTGCTGATTCAGCCTGCCCAAATGCTCTAGCAAGAAAATTTAAAGTTATACATTTAAGTAGGTCTATTTCAACTGCGTAAGAACCGTTCCTTTTCTATTCACAGAAAAGACTAGttgtgtgtgtactgtatctTGTACGATCTGACATTATGTAGAAATTCGGGTTTTACAGCCTCACAGTAGAGTTTAAATGAATATTGGGTCTTTGATTAGTACTCACatgtaaataaatgctaaaactTGAGTAGAGTCagtttacaatttcataaaaaaaccatcCATTACCATACCTGCAATACTGTTTGTCTCAAAAGAGCAAAGCACTACCACTGCGGATTAAAAAATTCCACTTGCTTTTAGACACGGGATTGAAATCCCAAAGTATTTTATGAGATGTTGGATCAAAACCCCAAAACACTTTTAGACAAAGAACTATGACtttaaattccaaataaaaagtACTCGAGTTAAACTATCGGTAGCTTCTATACTTAGGATTAAATTTCCAAATCTCCTACCGTGTCCCCATTGCTTGCTCCTGCAGAGCCTCCTTCTGAGTGATCCAAGTTTTTCCCCGATACAGCTTTACCACAGGCACTTTTTGCAAGTTTACCTTTCACAATGATCTGAAAGATTTGAGACGCGAAAGCACCTTTTCGTTAGCTGTCACTCCATCCACTTCTAAGTGCCAACATGATATTCCAAACTACAGTCATCCATGTTTTTCATAGTGCAGAAACAAATTGTGGGTTGACTCCAAGCAGTCAAGTGTGATGTTCATCACACAGTCTAAACCAGACTGTTTCAGACATGCCTTTGGAATactgataagaagaaaaattgttgCCAATATGACTGTTCTTAGTTTTCATCAtttaaagttaatgaaattaaattcataattacTGTATACACATCTCAGCTAAGTTGGGCCCTATTTTTCATACAATTGCACATGAAGGCAAacagattcagttatattttgactATATGGGCAATTCTAGGCTCAAAAGACATTGGAGGTATAAAATCCACTAAAGGATATGACTAACCTGAAAGCAAGTATCTTGTAAAGCATTTGGGTCTTTTCCGAGGGATAGTGCCTTAAACTCCTCCTCCAGATTATCCTGTAATTAAATATGGAAAGTTTTTCAAATGCTGTCAACCTGCTATACATGCATTTCCAATTACTTTTGAGAATGACTTAAAATTCACTTATACTCATTGCTTACAcagcaattttcttttaaggTAGTCAGTGTTAGAAGCAATCCAAAAGTTCTTGGTGTTAGGGtcaacttaaaatagaaaaatagcaTATTCTTCCCACATCAGCCTTCTTAACAAGACTCCAGAAGCCATGTTAAGACAAAGCACAACAACAGACAATATTATATACAACCGAAACCATAAAAACTTCATTCAACTAAACTTACAGCAACAGGAGTTGCACCACAGACTGTCCTGCGTTTCAGGCTGGATTTCAGCCTCTTTTCACTCAAAGTGCAGTTCTCGGGTAAGTACCTGTAGGGTGTACCTGTTAATGGCATAGACCGCGTTGACCGTGAAAGTTTCTGCTTCTGTCTTTCTTGAGTGTTGCCAGAAGACCTTAGAATAACGGCAGGTTCCACGCTGTTGGCAGCCTTTGTGTTGGCAGCTGCCAAATTGCCCGATGTTTCCGCATTATCAGCAGGCACTGAACTGTTAGAAGACACTAGATTGACAAGCCCAGTAACATTAGCTGGCATTGTAGTGTCAGTTGTCTGTGGAACTTCGGATACCCTTGGCATGTCTGCTGCCCTTGCAGCATCAGCTGCCACTGAATCAACCGCTACTGGATTTTCAGTTGGGATTGAATTGTCAGATGACCCTGTTGTGCTAGTCTCTCCCTGTTCCATTAGGCTAAACCTTAagtacctagaaaaaaaaaacttaaaatttggtCATTTTCCTCAAAGTCTCAGAATTCCTTGTACTATTAGCAGTAAGTGtggaatgaattaatgaaaacataaaacctggacaaatacagtatatcagaAATTACTCTAAGATCAGACAGCACCTATCATAAGCTGATTATGGCTTTAGGCTGTTTGTGCTATCAGTTAAGAGCACCAAGTTTACTATTTTTCTATAACTTAAGTAAAACTTTAGACTGCTGTTATGTTTCACACAGTTCTTTCATAGAGGATTTGAACTTTACACATTACATGAGCATGATATTcctattaaattttgtttactgGAGACCTGTTTTAGATTTTAAGAAATTCCAAGATCAGTGAAACTGAATAATATCCTGTCCCTGAAATCCAAAGCTTAACATTAGACATTCCATTAGAAAACTTTTACGCAAGTGTCGTCATTTTTGGTCCTGCAGTTCTACAGAACACTTGAAATTACCACTTTGTTCCACCTTATCTCCCAGTGGGAGTGGAAGTGGCCTCCACTGGAAGAAACTTTAATCTCTGACTCTGGATGCTTTGTGCAAAATTTAGTAGAAATCTATTTAGGGGTTTGCGAGTTCATGCCAGAGACATACGTAATGATACCCGAAAAAACAAAGTATGAGCTTTCAGCTCACCCTGAATTAAAAACGATTGAATTGTACACACAAAATATGCAGGCTACTCCCTGATGCTTATAACCAAATACCATAAAGAAACCAAGCCTTATTATTGCGTGGCCAGACAAGGAAAAACTTCAGGCCATGGAAAAACTTCAAACAGAATTTACACATCACTTTCTCAACGTAGTTAAATTAATTTGGTCCTGTTAAGGATTATTTTAGTAATCTAAAGTTCtgaaattgcaaattttaaagctacattaatatatttattcagtatgCAGTTCCACCAAAGTTATGCTAGATGTGACCAAATATTAGCATTTGCTGTGCATTCTCAGTCACAGCCTACTCTGGCTTCCATTAACACAATCATCAGTTATAAACTAGCTATGCCACGTTTTCACACTACATAAGCACCAGCCATAACCTGTTTTGACAGGCTGTCACATTAACGTGAGTAACTCCTAACTGCACCCAACCTACCTACACATTACCATCAGCTACAACCACGAGGATTGGTCTTCACACCCGATCCTGGTCATTTCTGCCATAAGTCATTCAGACCGTAACATCCGCAACaacgtaagacgttatgtttatggtatttaccgttatgtttatggtacttACCGTCATTAGTTTACGTACATCTCCAAGGGGCTGGCACTAAACACGGTGCCCATTTTGCACATAAGCATGCTTACGGCCCAAATGACTTGCAGCCGAAACAACCCGAACTCTCCACTCCTACATTTATGTCAGCTTGTTGCCCCATAGACCAGGATGCCTTTTCAACCAGGACTTATTGGCTTAATCACCTATAGATGTACTAATTACATCTCCATTGGCTGACTGACCCTCTCAAACCTCAAGAGCACAGTTCACAGCTTCGACTGACTGGCTTTCCCAACCTTAGGCATACCAGTTGCAACCTCGACTTTCTGACCTTCTCACCCTCAGTTGCACCAGTTGCAACCATGACTGGCCTTCACAcctttatatttacagttatagCCAAGCCTGGCTTCATCCCTCAAAATATCAGTTCACAACTTAGCTGTCCCTTACTCTTGTACTCGTATACTGTTGGCTACATGTAGTCAAAACTAAGCCTGGCCATCACTTTAGTGTAAAACTGTCTTAACAGCTGCCTTTCTCATCTAttccccattttttattttggtagttACCCAATGTGGGTCTCATCTCATTTACTTAGTCTATTCCAGGCATCACCTAGCAACTTTTACAGCATAACCTAGCTTCTACCTAGCTTCTTACGCGCATCTGCTGTGATATGTACCTTCTACCTCATGTACATATG
Protein-coding regions in this window:
- the LOC136845150 gene encoding uncharacterized protein isoform X2, translating into MEQGETSTTGSSDNSIPTENPVAVDSVAADAARAADMPRVSEVPQTTDTTMPANVTGLVNLVSSNSSVPADNAETSGNLAAANTKAANSVEPAVILRSSGNTQERQKQKLSRSTRSMPLTGTPYRYLPENCTLSEKRLKSSLKRRTVCGATPVADNLEEEFKALSLGKDPNALQDTCFQDSTGGEGKEDILQILLNNFHGQGREHFQSLVPQISVIPDVVEYKAHESYDVRLDNLILQNQEEKSCMWVPQNAYSIDFTQDDYEENYFISHIVHIDEYREMRKAKSLLPKPIEAEMDSTSLRGMNGAWFRTRPPHGHSKYGCASLDITLHRLVVYYLLTGRFRMYLAEVFQSPTRCVSRLVMVKKTDQDIPGIWAGFELYNPGGPWFVVKDMAEGSISHKFPRFIRAFCSRERHPVEHEVEVFFKFDEGFFKKVFTRMDMLPVSHVLANGGEEGMCQKYRSGDRATWVLCPSPLSVTESYLEMGDIDEEFWD
- the LOC136845150 gene encoding uncharacterized protein isoform X1; this encodes MEQGETSTTGSSDNSIPTENPVAVDSVAADAARAADMPRVSEVPQTTDTTMPANVTGLVNLVSSNSSVPADNAETSGNLAAANTKAANSVEPAVILRSSGNTQERQKQKLSRSTRSMPLTGTPYRYLPENCTLSEKRLKSSLKRRTVCGATPVADNLEEEFKALSLGKDPNALQDTCFQIIVKGKLAKSACGKAVSGKNLDHSEGGSAGASNGDTDSTGGEGKEDILQILLNNFHGQGREHFQSLVPQISVIPDVVEYKAHESYDVRLDNLILQNQEEKSCMWVPQNAYSIDFTQDDYEENYFISHIVHIDEYREMRKAKSLLPKPIEAEMDSTSLRGMNGAWFRTRPPHGHSKYGCASLDITLHRLVVYYLLTGRFRMYLAEVFQSPTRCVSRLVMVKKTDQDIPGIWAGFELYNPGGPWFVVKDMAEGSISHKFPRFIRAFCSRERHPVEHEVEVFFKFDEGFFKKVFTRMDMLPVSHVLANGGEEGMCQKYRSGDRATWVLCPSPLSVTESYLEMGDIDEEFWD